One segment of Choloepus didactylus isolate mChoDid1 chromosome 15, mChoDid1.pri, whole genome shotgun sequence DNA contains the following:
- the TMEM254 gene encoding transmembrane protein 254 isoform X1, with protein sequence MGTTASEAAYFRRASLFWITVVFLSLGYYTWVVFWPQSIPYQSLGPLGLFTRYLVDHHHTLLQNGFWLVCLIHLGESLYAMVLCKSKGIKNGRAQLLWFLQTFLFGIASLSILIAYRPKRQKQT encoded by the exons ATGGGGACAACAGCGAGCGAAGCAGCCTACTTCCGAAGGGCCAGTCTATTCTGGATCACGGTCGTCTTCCTTTCCTTGGGCTACTACACG TGGGTTGTATTCTGGCCTCAGAGTATCCCGTATCAGAGCCTCGGACCCCTGGGCCTCTTCACTCGGTATTTGGTGGACCACCATCACACCCTCCTGCAGAATGG gttTTGGCTTGTCTGTCTGATTCACCTGGGAGAGTCCTTGTATGCCATGGTATTGTGCAA gtctAAAGGTATCAAGAATGGTCGGGCTCAGCTACTCTGGTTCTTACAGACTTTCCTGTTTGGAATAGCATCTCTCTCCATTTTGATTGCTTACCGACCGAAGCGccaaaaacaaacataa
- the TMEM254 gene encoding transmembrane protein 254 isoform X2 has protein sequence MGTTASEAAYFRRASLFWITVVFLSLGYYTWVVFWPQSIPYQSLGPLGLFTRYLVDHHHTLLQNGSKGIKNGRAQLLWFLQTFLFGIASLSILIAYRPKRQKQT, from the exons ATGGGGACAACAGCGAGCGAAGCAGCCTACTTCCGAAGGGCCAGTCTATTCTGGATCACGGTCGTCTTCCTTTCCTTGGGCTACTACACG TGGGTTGTATTCTGGCCTCAGAGTATCCCGTATCAGAGCCTCGGACCCCTGGGCCTCTTCACTCGGTATTTGGTGGACCACCATCACACCCTCCTGCAGAATGG gtctAAAGGTATCAAGAATGGTCGGGCTCAGCTACTCTGGTTCTTACAGACTTTCCTGTTTGGAATAGCATCTCTCTCCATTTTGATTGCTTACCGACCGAAGCGccaaaaacaaacataa
- the TMEM254 gene encoding transmembrane protein 254 isoform X3 — translation MVMAKSEAGRDTTAYFRIARPLPSLVTALGLGYCAWVVFWPQSIPYQSLGPLGLFTRYLVDHHHTLLQNGFWLVCLIHLGESLYAMVLCKSKGIKNGRAQLLWFLQTFLFGIASLSILIAYRPKRQKQT, via the exons ATGGTGATGGCGAAGTCGGAGGCTGGCCGGGATACTACCGCCTACTTTCGAATCGCCAGACCCTTGCCTTCGCTGGTCACGGCCCTAGGACTGGGTTACTGCGCG TGGGTTGTATTCTGGCCTCAGAGTATCCCGTATCAGAGCCTCGGACCCCTGGGCCTCTTCACTCGGTATTTGGTGGACCACCATCACACCCTCCTGCAGAATGG gttTTGGCTTGTCTGTCTGATTCACCTGGGAGAGTCCTTGTATGCCATGGTATTGTGCAA gtctAAAGGTATCAAGAATGGTCGGGCTCAGCTACTCTGGTTCTTACAGACTTTCCTGTTTGGAATAGCATCTCTCTCCATTTTGATTGCTTACCGACCGAAGCGccaaaaacaaacataa